The following are encoded together in the Bacteroidales bacterium MB20-C3-3 genome:
- a CDS encoding heavy metal-associated domain-containing protein, with product MRTIIRVERANCCVFNNSINREIASINGVYAVNVDNYKNEVTIDHTDEVNFPELFAKLRESGYNPLEEEKYLKNNYNERDYDGLFQE from the coding sequence ATGAGAACAATAATCAGAGTAGAGAGAGCTAACTGCTGCGTATTCAACAACTCAATAAACAGGGAGATTGCATCAATCAACGGAGTTTACGCAGTAAATGTAGATAACTATAAAAATGAAGTAACAATTGACCATACTGACGAAGTCAATTTCCCTGAGCTTTTTGCAAAGCTTCGTGAAAGCGGATACAATCCACTGGAAGAGGAGAAATACCTGAAAAACAACTATAACGAGAGAGACTACGATGGATTATTTCAAGAATAA
- a CDS encoding DUF6132 family protein, producing MDKALQYIKKQWIIIAGAALGALGGYLYWYFIGCNSGTCPITSSPLNSTLYGILLGGLIGSMFKRDKKRDENNNQSRES from the coding sequence ATGGACAAAGCTTTACAATATATTAAAAAGCAATGGATTATAATAGCAGGAGCTGCACTTGGCGCCTTGGGCGGATACCTTTACTGGTACTTCATCGGCTGCAACAGCGGAACCTGTCCCATTACATCATCACCGCTAAATAGCACCCTTTACGGAATCCTTCTGGGAGGCCTTATCGGAAGTATGTTCAAAAGAGACAAAAAGAGAGATGAGAACAATAATCAGAGTAGAGAGAGCTAA
- a CDS encoding SDR family oxidoreductase yields the protein MSYNLLKGKRGLIFGALNESSIAWKTAERVYEEGGRFVLTNTPASMKMGTIDQLAEKCESIVIPADATNVEDLENLIIKGMEFLGGKFDFVLHSIGMSPNVRKGRTYDDLNYHYLHQTLDISAISFHKVLQSCRKVDAINDWGSVVALSYVAAQRTLYGYNDMADAKALLESIARSFGYIYGREKNIRINTVSQSPTMTTAGGGIMGFDKLYDFAERMSPLGNASAEECADYVITLFSDLTKKVTMQNLYHDGGYSSMGMSLAAMSVYREGLEYSDVSEDKSKKK from the coding sequence ATGTCGTACAATTTATTGAAAGGAAAGAGAGGGCTTATATTTGGTGCCCTTAATGAGAGCTCCATAGCATGGAAGACAGCAGAGAGAGTGTATGAAGAGGGGGGGAGATTTGTGCTTACAAACACACCGGCTTCCATGAAGATGGGTACAATTGATCAATTGGCAGAAAAATGCGAATCTATAGTTATTCCTGCAGATGCTACAAATGTTGAAGATCTGGAAAATCTGATTATTAAAGGAATGGAGTTTCTTGGAGGTAAATTTGATTTTGTTCTTCACTCAATTGGGATGTCACCAAATGTGAGAAAGGGCAGAACTTATGATGATCTTAACTATCACTACCTCCACCAGACACTCGATATCTCAGCAATATCTTTTCACAAGGTGCTTCAGAGCTGCAGAAAGGTTGACGCTATAAATGACTGGGGATCTGTTGTTGCTCTCTCATATGTTGCTGCGCAGCGCACTCTTTATGGTTATAATGATATGGCCGATGCAAAGGCTCTTCTGGAGTCAATTGCAAGAAGTTTTGGATATATTTATGGTCGTGAGAAGAATATAAGAATCAACACAGTTTCTCAATCACCAACTATGACTACCGCTGGTGGTGGTATTATGGGCTTTGACAAACTTTATGATTTTGCCGAGAGGATGTCGCCTCTTGGAAACGCCTCTGCTGAGGAGTGTGCCGACTATGTAATTACACTTTTCTCTGACCTGACCAAAAAGGTGACTATGCAGAATCTCTACCACGATGGTGGTTACTCAAGCATGGGTATGAGTCTGGCAGCTATGAGCGTTTACCGTGAGGGTCTGGAGTATTCAGATGTAAGTGAGGATAAGAGTAAGAAAAAATAG
- a CDS encoding DUF6359 domain-containing protein, protein MKRVIFLVAILAAGCQGLTLTDGGEATLRLRITSEDVLTKASLRPLPDTNLMRLIVRSSYDDTLYNGLYGARPEEMKLEAGEYFVEVFSHKHKAPAFDSPCWADARQVTLTSGTTKSLNLQIRQVNAGISLGFSSEFMSKYSAYTPELYTAEGASLYNYGEERFLYVNPGKFYVRLKPSLSTATPVPLFSKSVSAKEMLTINLKLAAGDSSFLGRGITIDTTYAFKLDTLLIDGNDGSSRAKAISLSRLSEFEGMKVWVKGYIVGGDVSADSVKYVSPFTKASHMAIAEEPGERLRAKCFGVSLPSGKIQDQFSLVAFPEHLSRRVWVKGTVVSSYLGGPGINPVTEAILE, encoded by the coding sequence ATGAAGAGAGTGATCTTTTTGGTTGCTATCCTGGCAGCAGGCTGTCAGGGGCTAACATTAACAGATGGGGGAGAGGCTACTCTCCGCCTGCGCATCACGAGTGAGGATGTGCTGACTAAAGCGTCTTTAAGACCCTTGCCGGACACAAATTTGATGCGCCTTATTGTCCGGAGCTCCTACGATGACACCTTATATAATGGACTCTACGGTGCCAGACCTGAAGAGATGAAACTTGAGGCTGGAGAGTACTTTGTTGAGGTCTTTTCCCACAAGCACAAAGCTCCTGCCTTTGACTCTCCTTGCTGGGCAGATGCCCGCCAGGTAACCCTTACTTCAGGCACTACAAAATCTCTGAACCTTCAAATCCGCCAGGTAAATGCAGGTATAAGTCTGGGATTTTCTTCTGAATTTATGTCAAAGTATAGTGCTTATACCCCTGAACTTTACACTGCGGAGGGGGCGTCGCTCTATAACTATGGAGAGGAGCGGTTTCTTTATGTTAATCCGGGTAAGTTTTATGTACGGCTAAAGCCTTCCCTCAGCACCGCAACACCAGTTCCACTATTCTCAAAGAGTGTATCGGCAAAGGAGATGCTCACAATCAACCTGAAGCTCGCTGCCGGAGACTCCTCTTTCCTTGGCAGAGGGATTACAATTGACACAACATACGCATTTAAGCTCGACACCCTTTTGATTGATGGTAATGACGGGAGCTCCAGGGCAAAAGCAATTTCATTGTCCAGGCTTAGTGAGTTTGAGGGGATGAAGGTCTGGGTTAAGGGATATATTGTTGGAGGGGATGTCTCTGCCGATTCTGTAAAATATGTTTCTCCCTTTACTAAGGCCAGCCATATGGCTATAGCTGAGGAGCCCGGCGAGAGACTAAGGGCTAAATGCTTTGGAGTTAGTCTTCCCTCCGGTAAAATTCAGGATCAGTTCTCGCTTGTTGCATTTCCCGAACATTTAAGTAGAAGAGTTTGGGTCAAGGGAACAGTTGTATCCTCTTATCTGGGAGGTCCGGGAATAAATCCTGTAACCGAGGCAATTTTGGAATAA
- a CDS encoding nitrophenyl compound nitroreductase subunit ArsF family protein produces the protein MRKLLLFAFTLFLALSCVNRNSSENNNGSQSSQFTIDASENVVNVLYFHGTQRCKTCIAVGNIAKETLDSLSLNNDSIVFSEINTDDPNFSEITSKFQISWSSLIISKGENRVDLTDFAFANAIKNPELLKAEIVKTITSLQ, from the coding sequence ATGAGAAAACTTCTTCTATTCGCTTTCACTCTTTTTCTTGCCCTTTCCTGCGTAAACAGAAACTCTTCAGAAAACAATAATGGATCACAGAGCAGTCAATTTACAATTGATGCAAGTGAAAATGTAGTCAATGTTCTGTATTTTCACGGCACCCAAAGGTGCAAAACTTGTATTGCTGTTGGGAATATTGCAAAAGAGACACTTGACAGCCTATCATTAAATAATGATAGTATTGTTTTTTCAGAGATTAACACAGATGATCCAAATTTTAGTGAAATCACCTCAAAATTCCAGATATCCTGGAGCTCTCTGATTATCTCAAAAGGAGAAAATAGAGTTGATCTGACAGATTTCGCATTTGCAAATGCCATAAAAAATCCGGAATTACTCAAAGCTGAAATAGTTAAAACAATTACTTCACTGCAATAG
- a CDS encoding acyltransferase, with protein sequence MENAEIKYFAHESAIIDAGCEIGEGTKIWHFSHIMEGCKIGKNCNLGQNVVISPGVILGNGVKIQNNVSVYTGVICEDEVFLGPSCVFTNVVNPRSGVNRRHEYTHTRVGRGATIGANATVVCGHDIGEYAFIGAGAVVTKSVKPYALVVGNPSIQIGWMSRMGHRLQFDTSGRARCPESGEHYLLEHNHVKLI encoded by the coding sequence ATGGAAAATGCAGAGATTAAATATTTTGCGCATGAATCGGCTATTATTGACGCAGGCTGTGAGATAGGTGAGGGAACAAAGATCTGGCACTTTTCTCACATTATGGAGGGTTGCAAGATAGGTAAGAACTGCAATCTTGGGCAAAATGTGGTGATCTCTCCCGGAGTGATTCTGGGAAATGGAGTGAAAATCCAGAATAATGTATCAGTTTACACAGGAGTGATCTGCGAAGACGAAGTCTTTTTAGGCCCCTCCTGTGTCTTTACTAATGTTGTCAATCCAAGAAGTGGCGTCAACAGAAGGCATGAATACACACACACCAGGGTTGGCCGGGGAGCAACTATTGGCGCAAATGCCACTGTTGTCTGTGGTCATGACATTGGTGAGTATGCATTCATTGGTGCGGGCGCGGTTGTGACAAAGAGTGTTAAACCATACGCCCTGGTTGTTGGAAATCCAAGTATTCAGATTGGCTGGATGAGCCGAATGGGCCATCGCCTGCAGTTTGATACATCCGGCAGGGCCCGCTGCCCTGAGAGCGGCGAGCACTATCTGCTGGAGCACAACCATGTGAAACTTATTTGA
- a CDS encoding aromatic aminobenezylarsenical efflux permease ArsG family transporter, giving the protein MEFLQNLADNSQIPVITAFILGLITAMSPCPLATNITATAWLSRDITNKRAVLLNGVMYTLGRMFTYTSLGMLFYFGASKFKIAQALQSIGGVWLGIALVIFGILMMDIIKIPGFPGIGKILEGKNLKRGFLNSFLLGVLFALAFCPYSGVIYFVVLIPMTIAAPSGLLLPPVFAIATGLPVIAISWLLAYSVNSVGKFYNGIKNFEKWFKMVVASVFIVTGLYYIIISII; this is encoded by the coding sequence ATGGAATTCCTGCAAAACCTTGCTGACAATTCACAAATACCTGTAATTACAGCATTTATCCTGGGATTAATTACAGCAATGAGCCCCTGCCCTCTTGCAACCAATATCACAGCAACAGCCTGGCTGAGCAGAGATATAACAAACAAAAGAGCAGTTTTACTTAACGGTGTAATGTATACACTTGGGAGGATGTTTACATATACATCTCTTGGAATGCTATTCTATTTTGGAGCAAGTAAATTTAAGATTGCACAGGCGCTTCAGAGTATTGGCGGTGTTTGGTTGGGAATAGCACTTGTCATATTTGGAATTCTAATGATGGATATAATAAAAATCCCCGGATTTCCGGGGATTGGTAAAATACTGGAGGGCAAAAATTTAAAAAGAGGCTTTCTAAACTCCTTTCTGCTTGGAGTGCTCTTTGCTCTGGCATTTTGCCCTTACAGCGGAGTAATATATTTTGTAGTTCTTATCCCTATGACAATCGCAGCACCATCAGGGCTTCTTCTACCTCCTGTATTTGCAATCGCAACCGGATTACCCGTTATTGCCATCTCCTGGCTTCTGGCCTACAGCGTAAACAGTGTAGGAAAGTTCTACAACGGCATCAAGAATTTTGAAAAATGGTTCAAGATGGTTGTAGCCTCTGTGTTTATTGTTACAGGATTATACTACATAATTATCAGTATAATTTAG
- a CDS encoding FAD-dependent oxidoreductase — MYRITEHPILPIPAEDSVEFTFEGQKITGQKGFTIAAALHQAGKVVHKHSLEHRERTMECGIGKCGACEMLVDGKVRRICITKVDDVKNVNRIEESYLPEETVLVEKDGKEIKIRKTTVVIIGAGPAGLAVREELNKAGIQNLVIDNNSKIGGQFLMQTHQFFFFEKEKRFGGMRGFDIANTLAGEDHSGILLDSVVWDILEGKRLVIKDIAKQEISYVDAEHLVIATGAVPFMPAFKNDDLPGVYTAAVVQRMMNQELTLLGKKILTVGAGNIGYLTSYQAMQAGAEVKAIIEAMPREGGFPVQANRVRRLGIPVMTSHILLEAIPNADRTGVTGAIIAQCENFKPIPGTEKIIEDIDCINICTGLIPDNQLFRKGVEIYGRHCHGVGDAVRIGEGTSAVLRGKQCAYEIQQDLGFRYNYNDYLAVSKEYIDSQQHPVKVINEPFRPTPERMKEKGFVQIDCLYGFACNPCSFACEYGAITKSSTSTVPRIDFDKCVGCMRCVYQCPGLAIFGYQFNKNWIFLPIEYKADEGADVFLVDNNGKKVGEGVIEKILKKDNKTNVARVKAKDLEGEALLAVRGFIIKEKYPQPVKIKQLDGEHDAKTYICHCEDVTVEKMLAAIGDRKVISSDELKHITRIGMGPCRGNRCVPRAKMYLKPYGIEVIGEPTPRGPMSNLVTLGDMNPVGKSESIILPKGSKWVEKVPAIIAGGGIAGSSLFRYMAEAGMKPYLINDGLGSSWRNIAGGRPAFSLPALADIAKHNLEIFRKLNDKHSIDFKLIRYVGFVHDQATYDSLDMSRNWSDARMVEKKDFRKEISPYFNPSLDTYSHALITNDCWQANPGLTLDLVREMGRQNGGKILENTKLVDVQRDGKEYRVIVLTPDKEYAEYRTEVFINALGAEADKFARKLGIETGLFPVKHQAFITKRLPMLGKDGANLDMLIDRRKYKGFSAVYGQQLAETGQIIGCASPAIDATETDKNLKINSREFIEIATEIFTNWIPQLSGVGFQAVWSGYYIEPRYIVDPELGLFTGMRGHGFMLSQYIAKLYVDYLMGREVPEYFHDLKLSGKGLSEQAFK; from the coding sequence ATGTACAGAATCACCGAGCACCCTATCCTCCCAATTCCTGCGGAAGATAGCGTAGAGTTCACCTTTGAGGGTCAGAAAATCACCGGTCAGAAGGGTTTTACCATCGCAGCAGCACTGCATCAGGCCGGAAAAGTTGTCCACAAACACAGTTTAGAGCACAGAGAGCGCACTATGGAGTGCGGTATTGGCAAATGCGGCGCCTGCGAAATGTTGGTTGACGGCAAAGTAAGGCGTATCTGCATTACAAAAGTTGACGATGTTAAAAATGTCAACCGGATTGAGGAGTCATACCTTCCTGAAGAGACTGTTCTTGTTGAAAAAGATGGAAAGGAGATTAAAATCAGAAAAACAACAGTTGTTATTATTGGTGCAGGCCCTGCAGGTCTTGCCGTAAGGGAGGAGCTTAACAAAGCAGGAATCCAGAATCTGGTAATTGACAATAACAGTAAAATTGGTGGTCAATTCCTTATGCAGACCCACCAGTTCTTCTTCTTTGAAAAGGAGAAACGATTTGGAGGGATGAGGGGATTTGACATTGCCAACACCCTTGCAGGTGAGGACCACAGCGGCATACTCCTTGACTCTGTTGTCTGGGATATACTTGAAGGCAAGAGGCTGGTTATAAAAGATATCGCAAAACAGGAGATCAGCTATGTTGATGCCGAGCATCTTGTTATAGCTACAGGAGCTGTTCCATTTATGCCGGCATTCAAAAATGACGACCTGCCGGGGGTATACACAGCTGCTGTTGTACAGAGGATGATGAATCAGGAGCTTACTTTACTGGGGAAAAAGATTCTCACGGTAGGAGCCGGAAATATTGGATACCTCACATCATACCAGGCTATGCAGGCCGGTGCAGAGGTTAAAGCTATAATAGAGGCAATGCCACGCGAAGGGGGATTCCCTGTTCAGGCAAACAGAGTCAGAAGACTCGGCATTCCTGTTATGACTTCTCATATTTTGCTGGAGGCAATTCCAAACGCAGACAGAACAGGTGTAACAGGTGCTATTATCGCTCAATGTGAAAACTTCAAACCAATACCTGGAACAGAGAAGATAATTGAAGATATTGACTGTATAAATATATGCACAGGACTCATTCCTGACAATCAGTTATTCAGGAAGGGAGTTGAGATTTACGGAAGACATTGCCACGGAGTTGGCGATGCAGTAAGGATTGGAGAGGGAACATCTGCCGTATTAAGAGGTAAGCAGTGTGCTTATGAGATACAGCAGGATCTGGGATTCAGATACAACTACAATGATTACCTGGCCGTTTCAAAAGAGTACATAGACTCTCAGCAGCACCCTGTAAAAGTAATTAATGAGCCATTCAGACCAACACCTGAAAGGATGAAAGAGAAAGGCTTTGTTCAGATTGACTGTCTCTACGGATTTGCCTGCAACCCTTGCTCTTTTGCCTGTGAATACGGAGCAATAACAAAATCATCAACCTCCACTGTTCCAAGAATTGATTTTGACAAGTGCGTTGGTTGTATGAGGTGCGTTTACCAGTGCCCGGGGCTTGCAATATTCGGCTACCAGTTCAACAAAAACTGGATCTTCCTGCCTATCGAATACAAGGCCGATGAGGGTGCCGATGTTTTCCTGGTTGACAATAACGGAAAAAAGGTTGGCGAGGGAGTTATTGAAAAGATCCTCAAAAAGGATAATAAAACCAATGTTGCAAGAGTAAAGGCTAAAGACCTCGAAGGGGAGGCTCTTCTGGCAGTCAGAGGATTTATTATCAAAGAGAAGTATCCACAGCCTGTAAAAATAAAACAACTTGACGGAGAGCACGATGCTAAAACATACATCTGCCACTGCGAAGATGTAACCGTTGAGAAGATGCTTGCAGCAATTGGTGACAGAAAGGTAATATCATCAGATGAGCTCAAGCACATTACGAGAATAGGTATGGGTCCTTGTCGCGGAAACAGATGCGTACCAAGAGCAAAAATGTACCTTAAACCATACGGAATAGAGGTTATTGGAGAGCCGACTCCTCGCGGGCCTATGTCAAACCTGGTTACACTGGGAGATATGAACCCTGTGGGAAAAAGCGAAAGCATCATACTTCCTAAAGGCAGCAAATGGGTAGAAAAAGTTCCCGCAATAATTGCCGGTGGCGGTATAGCCGGCAGCTCACTCTTCAGATATATGGCCGAGGCGGGTATGAAACCATACCTTATTAACGACGGACTCGGCAGTTCGTGGAGAAATATAGCAGGGGGGCGCCCGGCATTCTCTCTTCCTGCACTGGCGGACATTGCAAAACACAACCTCGAGATTTTCAGGAAACTTAACGACAAACACTCCATTGACTTCAAACTTATAAGATATGTAGGTTTTGTCCACGATCAGGCAACATACGACTCACTAGACATGTCCCGTAACTGGAGTGATGCCAGAATGGTAGAGAAAAAAGATTTCCGCAAAGAGATTTCTCCATACTTCAACCCTTCACTCGACACATACAGCCACGCTCTCATTACAAACGACTGCTGGCAGGCAAATCCGGGACTTACCCTTGATCTTGTAAGAGAGATGGGTCGTCAGAACGGAGGAAAAATTCTTGAAAACACAAAATTAGTTGATGTACAAAGGGATGGAAAAGAGTACAGAGTAATAGTACTTACCCCGGACAAAGAGTACGCCGAATACAGGACAGAGGTGTTTATAAACGCTTTGGGTGCTGAAGCCGATAAGTTTGCAAGGAAGCTGGGTATAGAGACCGGCCTCTTCCCAGTTAAGCATCAGGCATTTATCACAAAGAGACTACCAATGCTTGGCAAAGATGGAGCAAATCTTGATATGCTTATTGACAGGCGCAAATACAAAGGCTTCTCTGCAGTGTACGGACAACAGCTTGCAGAGACAGGACAAATCATTGGATGCGCCTCCCCAGCAATTGATGCTACCGAGACCGATAAAAACCTTAAGATAAACAGCCGGGAATTCATTGAGATAGCAACCGAGATCTTTACAAACTGGATACCTCAGCTTAGCGGAGTTGGATTCCAGGCAGTATGGAGCGGTTACTACATTGAGCCAAGATATATTGTAGATCCGGAACTTGGACTCTTTACCGGAATGCGCGGCCACGGATTCATGCTCTCCCAGTACATCGCAAAACTATATGTAGATTACCTAATGGGACGAGAGGTTCCTGAATACTTCCACGACCTAAAACTAAGCGGCAAAGGTCTCAGCGAGCAAGCATTTAAATAA